The Euphorbia lathyris chromosome 3, ddEupLath1.1, whole genome shotgun sequence genome contains a region encoding:
- the LOC136222703 gene encoding cucumber peeling cupredoxin-like, whose protein sequence is MARFISIMGVSFGFLMVVLFPCTAAQTVHVVGDNIGWTVPSNGAVAYVNWANGKNFVVGDVLSFNFVSTEHDVLRVEKTSFDACTASNAIGDVITTGPVNITLEGAGEHYYICTFSQHCQFGQKLAISVSTTLGASPPSTTPRPPTTPIAPSADCPTSDPPTTKNSPTGSMMPSPPNSSSSIITAGIYLSTLILIISFLL, encoded by the exons ATGGCAAGGTTTATTTCTATTATGGGTGTGTCTTTTGGGTTCCTAATGGTGGTTCTGTTCCCATGCACCGCCGCTCAAACTGTGCATGTGGTCGGTGATAACATTGGTTGGACTGTTCCATCCAATGGTGCTGTGGCGTATGTTAATTGGGCCAATGGCAAGAATTTTGTCGTCGGAGATGTCCTCT CGTTCAACTTTGTGAGCACTGAGCACGATGTTCTTAGAGTTGAAAAGACATCATTCGATGCATGCACTGCATCTAACGCAATCGGAGATGTAATAACGACAGGGCCAGTGAACATCACTCTAGAAGGTGCAGGCGAGCACTACTACATTTGCACATTTTCACAACATTGTCAGTTTGGCCAAAAACTAGCTATCTCAGTCTCAACTACTCTAGGTGCATCACCACCATCTACCACCCCTAGACCTCCCACCACTCCCATCGCTCCGTCCGCTGATTGCCCAACATCTGACCCTCCGACAACCAAGAATTCTCCAACGGGGTCAATGATGCCTTCTCCACCCAattcttcatcttctatcaTAACAGCTGGGATTTATCTGTCTACGCTCATTCTCATTATATCTTTTCTactttga
- the LOC136223835 gene encoding uncharacterized protein isoform X1, translating to MVLPLDLRIFWRGLGCLQPLNVSILTPIDVMMPMEPLLGEYCHPAYGNNCALGNKKIIKDMDEAIRQIPIVVDNRVFDHISTMQNVLADGVAIDARNEELEADLSKEKASNNVVNALLQASSKEIEDLNAKLVAAENITDKERKGRKADYEKMEHVCRLRLLWFGERLHATCKKDHHGVDLSKPESEVPSGEEALYYSSLEDSLGFIHKEIFDTKMPSGENALVEDSLVDDEWIPDADANATTSRDISTSDASPGQDIPPLDFTDVTLVK from the exons ATGGTCCTTCCGCTAGATCTGAGGATCTTCTGGAGGGGTTTGGGATGCCTCCAACCTCTAAATGTCTCCATTCTTACGCCCATAGATGTTATGATG CCGATGGAGCCATTACTGGGCGAATACTGCCATCCGGCGTATGGCAATAATTGTGCACTGGGAAACAAAAAGATTATTAAGGACATGGATGAGGCTATCCGTCAGATTCCAATAGTGGTGGATAATAGG GTCTTTGATCATATTTCAACAATGCAAAATGTATTGGCGGATGGCGTAGCTATTGACGCACGCAATGAGGAACTCGAGGCAGATCTCTCTAAAGAAAAGGCAAGCAATAATGTTGTTAATGCTCTCCTCCAAGCTTCCTCCAAGGAGATTGAAGATCTCAATGCCAAGTTGGTGGCTGCTGAAAATATAACGgataaagaaaggaaagggaggAAGGCGGATTATGAAAAGATGGAGCATGTCTGTAGGCTCCGCCTTCTTTGGTTTGGCGAGAGACTTCACGCGACATGTAAGAAAGACCATCATGGGGTAGATCTTTCTAAGCCAGAATCTGAAGTTCCTTCTGGGGAGGAGGCTCTCTATTATTCTTCTTTGGAGGATTCCTTGGGATTCATTCACAAAGAGATCTTCGATACAAAGATGCCTTCAGGTGAGAATGCTTTGGTCGAGGATTCGTTGGTGGATGATGAATGGATCCCAGATGCGGATGCTAATGCAACTACCTCCAGGGATATATCCACCTCTGATGCTTCACCAGGTCAGGACATTCCTCCTTTGGATTTTACGGATGTGACTCTTGTCAAATAA
- the LOC136223835 gene encoding uncharacterized protein isoform X2: MVLPLDLRIFWRGLGCLQPLNVSILTPIDVMMVFDHISTMQNVLADGVAIDARNEELEADLSKEKASNNVVNALLQASSKEIEDLNAKLVAAENITDKERKGRKADYEKMEHVCRLRLLWFGERLHATCKKDHHGVDLSKPESEVPSGEEALYYSSLEDSLGFIHKEIFDTKMPSGENALVEDSLVDDEWIPDADANATTSRDISTSDASPGQDIPPLDFTDVTLVK; encoded by the exons ATGGTCCTTCCGCTAGATCTGAGGATCTTCTGGAGGGGTTTGGGATGCCTCCAACCTCTAAATGTCTCCATTCTTACGCCCATAGATGTTATGATG GTCTTTGATCATATTTCAACAATGCAAAATGTATTGGCGGATGGCGTAGCTATTGACGCACGCAATGAGGAACTCGAGGCAGATCTCTCTAAAGAAAAGGCAAGCAATAATGTTGTTAATGCTCTCCTCCAAGCTTCCTCCAAGGAGATTGAAGATCTCAATGCCAAGTTGGTGGCTGCTGAAAATATAACGgataaagaaaggaaagggaggAAGGCGGATTATGAAAAGATGGAGCATGTCTGTAGGCTCCGCCTTCTTTGGTTTGGCGAGAGACTTCACGCGACATGTAAGAAAGACCATCATGGGGTAGATCTTTCTAAGCCAGAATCTGAAGTTCCTTCTGGGGAGGAGGCTCTCTATTATTCTTCTTTGGAGGATTCCTTGGGATTCATTCACAAAGAGATCTTCGATACAAAGATGCCTTCAGGTGAGAATGCTTTGGTCGAGGATTCGTTGGTGGATGATGAATGGATCCCAGATGCGGATGCTAATGCAACTACCTCCAGGGATATATCCACCTCTGATGCTTCACCAGGTCAGGACATTCCTCCTTTGGATTTTACGGATGTGACTCTTGTCAAATAA